Within Salvia splendens isolate huo1 chromosome 21, SspV2, whole genome shotgun sequence, the genomic segment ttaAGGTTGATGCATGTGAATTAGTGGTAAGATTTGATACATTGATATCAATGATCAGTGGTTGTTGTGGATGTGGATTGCTTGGATGGATGGCTGCGTTAGTAGGTCCCAAATACGATGGCAATTATTTACATGAGCTCACAAGGGAGATTTTAGGGCAGACTAAGTTGCATCACACGTTAACAAATGTTGTTGTCCCAACATTTGATATCAAGCTTATGCAGCCCACCATCTTCTCCTCCTATGAGGTCTCTCGCAATCTATctctttgttgtttatataaTCGTTGCACATGACAATTGATTTATGCATGGATCCAACAGGTGAAGTATCGGGGCTACAAGGACGCGCTACTGTCCGACATATGCATCGCCACCTCTGCCGCGCCCACTTATTTTCCACCGCATAGTTTTACAAACGCCGATGACTCTGGCCAGTCTTGGGATTTCAATCTCATCGATGGTGGCGTCGCGGCCAACAACCCGGTACACACTCCCACACTTGAAGTATACTGATCAGAAGTTCGCAAATTAaacaaacaattaaatattCCACACTGAGTTTAAAAATAGAACTTGAACTACTATAAAAGTCTTACTCTATCATGAATTAGCTTTAAGAGATAACCTTATAGACTTTTATCATGATGTCTAATCGCCAAGTATGGGCCAAAACATTAAGTAAATATGACTGAAACGACTGTATTAATGTTGTAGACATTGGTGGCGGTGAGAGAAGTGACAAAAGAAGTATTGAGCAGAAGCGAAGATTTCTTCCCGATTCAGCCTATGGAATGCGCAAAGCTGCTGGTGATATCGCTAGGCACAGGCTCAGCGAAGCGGGAGGAGAAATATACGGCAGAAATGGCGTCGAAATGGGGCATTTTGGGCTGGCTCTTTAATGGAAATTCCACACCAATAATCGATATCTACAATCACGCTAGCACAGATATGGTCGATTATTTCTTATCAGCAATATATGAGGCTCAAACTTCTCAACAGAATTATCTCCGCATTCAGGTCAATATTTTTAGTGGATAATTTATTAGAGAccattaaattatgtatttaatAGACACTAGAATTAGGGTTTGTCAATTGTCAATATGGTTGGTATGCTAATTTAATTTGTAATCTTTTACAAACAATTTAGGGTTTATTATTGCTTTTGTTGTATGCGCCATTTATAACATGTGACGCagatttatatataattgtacaggctgaaaatttaactgGAGATAGGTCGTCGGTGGATGTCACAACAGATGAGAATCTAAATGATCTGGTCAAAATCGGAGAATGTTTGCTGCACTATCCCTTTTCAAGACTTAATCTGCAAACAGGAAATTCTGAGCCTGTTACTGGCGGAGGCACAAATCAGGATGCTTTGATTAAGTAattaatttacttatttttttcatatttttattctaTAACATGTAGTAATATCTTTTCtgtacatatttttttttctttttacatgTGTTATTTACCGCAGGTTTGCAAAAATGCTCTCTGATGAACAAAAATTTCGACAGTCGAAATCACAAACACAAGAACTAGAAGGTGCCTTGTAATTAATATACTGTGGAGAATATGTAATGTAAATAGTCTTGGTTATTTTGCTcaggattttatttaattttatttaagacGCATTTTGTATGGGCTAAATCCATAGGAATAATTATTAGACATGTACTACTCATAAAGATAAGTTGTCACAGTCATTGACTACGGCGTATATATTAAAATCGTACCATGTCTTAATACATTTGGAAACTTAATTGCCCATTAAACTCTCCTACGCATAGCTCTCTCTTCGGCTGTAATAAATTACTGGAGTACTAGCTTAATCAAATTTATCATCCAAACAATACCCAATTAATTTACAAAACATTTTCTAGTTGCAATCTACTACAAATTTGTGGTGGTCTCGAGGGCATGCAAGAGTTTTTTAATtggtagtattaatttaattttctctattttttgtTTGTCTTGAAAAGTGAGATTGTCACAAGCTAGCTAGCTCTTACATATATTAATCTTATAGTATTATGAATGAATCTGTTAATATTCAGTTAATTAcagattaataaaaatataatttgctCTACCAACAGGTCATGGCACAGTTGACAGCACAGAGTTGTGGTGACCTTGAGGTTACAAGTTCAAACCCCACCACCCGTTGGGAACTTTCGACCTTAATCCgcaaaaccgatcaagtaggaTTAGTCGGATTCTGCCAAATGCGAGTTCAGTACACCTTTTATCaaaccaatatatatatatatatatatatatatatatataatttgctCTCAAACAaacttatatatataattccTCTGAATAATCCATCACCTAAATAGTTTGTATTGAGTTGGAGGAGACTTTATAAGTGTGACATTAAATCAATAAGCAAAATCCTACATAAGCCTTAAACCAAAAGGATGAGATATATGTGAGTAATGCAGATCACCACTTCACCATTAATAAGCAAAACACATTTCACTGCTCAAAGCTTCCTCATGTAACAATGGAGAATACGAGATGATTCAGCCGGCTGCATACCTTCCGTTAAGTCAGAATTTGACTCCAAAATAATTGTCTCAACATAGATGCAACTGTTCCAACTTCCAACCAGAGACCTGTCAGCCGATAAATGAAAAACTGTATCAAACCTTCTTGGTTAGTTGACAGAACGAACCTCATGAACACCACTCCTGAGCATTTTGGAACATGCGTAGCCACGGGCTTGGGCCTTTCTTGTCCACGTCCCAGCTCGTGGGATACCAAGGATACTGCCACATCAAGAAGCAGCGTTCTGGATGAGGCATCATTGCAAGATGCCTACCATCTGGGGAACAGATGGCTGCCACATCTAAAGGAGAACCATTCACATTGAAAGGATACACTTCTGTGGGCTTCTCATCGTCGTCACAATATTTCACGGGGACCAAGCTCGACTTCAGTACACTGTTGAAAACATCATCATCTGGGAAATAAGCTCTTCCCTCTCCATGAGCTGCCCATACACCTAATGTACTACCCTCCATTCCTTTGAACATCAAAGCTGGTGAATTTTCAATCTTCACACTTGAGAAACGGTTAAACCGTCCGGATTCATTGTGTATGAACCTCGGTTGTGATGGATCCCCATTGTCGCCAACAACACCTCCAACTTTGGGGCATGGAACCCACCCTGAAAGAGCCATGAGCTGACATCCGTTGCAAACTCCTAAACTGAAAGTGTCTGGCCGCTCATAGAACTCTTGAAATTGAGCTAGTAGAGGTTTATTGAATCTTATAGAAGCTGCCCAACCTTTCGCTGAATCTAGTACATCGGCGTAGCTAAATCCTCCAACAAATGCAATACCTCGGAAGTCATGCAATGAGATGCCTCCATTAAGAAGGTCAGACATAGTGACATCCCAAGGTTCAAAACCTGCAGCAAAGAA encodes:
- the LOC121785586 gene encoding patatin-like protein 2 gives rise to the protein MSPSSKNKLRSPVLDGRLVTILSIDGGGIRGIIPAKILEFLESELQKLDGEDARIADYFDVIAGTSTGGLMTAMLTAPDANNRPIYAAKDIAPFYVEHGPMIFKQSGCCGCGLLGWMAALVGPKYDGNYLHELTREILGQTKLHHTLTNVVVPTFDIKLMQPTIFSSYEVKYRGYKDALLSDICIATSAAPTYFPPHSFTNADDSGQSWDFNLIDGGVAANNPTLVAVREVTKEVLSRSEDFFPIQPMECAKLLVISLGTGSAKREEKYTAEMASKWGILGWLFNGNSTPIIDIYNHASTDMVDYFLSAIYEAQTSQQNYLRIQAENLTGDRSSVDVTTDENLNDLVKIGECLLHYPFSRLNLQTGNSEPVTGGGTNQDALIKFAKMLSDEQKFRQSKSQTQELEGHGTVDSTELW